A stretch of Clostridium formicaceticum DNA encodes these proteins:
- a CDS encoding DUF3841 domain-containing protein, with product MLTNYSSSNNKVKLWTRQHKQVLKELEENGIYHAKKEYITEKMDDISEYYLKLYDWYVKEAEKIVPRPDEIIKYPIWLSTSSETMLQPTEDTIVLELEVPREYVVITDFERWGYVVNYWYVPLDKEDEKKHNEELKRYGIRDESALYMSHKGNFYPLLRNKIIKSWNRIFDSNLPTSGITQATLWEIKKEWIVNIL from the coding sequence ATGTTAACTAATTATAGTTCTTCCAATAACAAGGTCAAGTTATGGACAAGACAACATAAACAAGTATTAAAGGAATTAGAGGAAAATGGTATCTATCATGCAAAAAAGGAATACATCACTGAAAAGATGGATGATATTTCTGAGTACTATTTAAAGCTATATGATTGGTATGTGAAGGAAGCTGAAAAAATTGTTCCAAGACCTGATGAGATAATAAAGTATCCAATCTGGCTATCAACCTCATCAGAAACTATGCTTCAACCTACAGAGGATACTATCGTGCTAGAACTGGAGGTCCCTAGAGAGTATGTTGTTATTACAGATTTTGAGAGATGGGGCTATGTAGTTAATTATTGGTATGTTCCTTTAGATAAGGAGGATGAAAAAAAGCATAACGAAGAACTAAAAAGGTATGGTATTAGAGATGAATCGGCTCTATACATGAGTCATAAAGGAAACTTCTATCCACTATTAAGAAATAAAATTATAAAAAGCTGGAATAGGATTTTTGATAGCAATCTACCTACCAGTGGCATTACACAGGCTACCCTGTGGGAAATCAAAAAGGAATGGATTGTGAATATCCTCTAG
- a CDS encoding DUF3841 domain-containing protein has protein sequence MSENIEVCDEKITLWTSQNSIVIDTINTTGVYHVKKEFITKKYGEVSNVFLEPYNWFIKKAEKIVPKPPGAEYPIWLFTDLKYVDHHPGCYILEIKVSKKESILFDREKWNRILNLSYIPENERDRKNHENLLEKQGIHDETNIYMTNYYPHLKSKVKKSWDRLFENRIGSSPYKQAALWEIRKESIVSLI, from the coding sequence ATGTCAGAGAATATAGAAGTTTGTGATGAAAAAATTACTCTGTGGACTTCTCAAAACAGCATTGTTATTGATACGATCAATACAACTGGAGTATACCATGTTAAAAAGGAATTCATTACAAAAAAATATGGTGAAGTCTCTAATGTTTTTTTAGAACCCTATAACTGGTTTATAAAAAAGGCAGAAAAAATAGTGCCTAAACCTCCAGGGGCTGAGTATCCTATCTGGTTATTCACAGATCTAAAGTATGTAGATCATCATCCTGGCTGTTATATTCTAGAAATAAAAGTAAGTAAAAAAGAATCTATTCTATTTGATCGTGAAAAGTGGAATCGCATTCTTAATCTTTCTTACATACCTGAAAATGAACGGGATAGAAAAAACCATGAGAATCTCTTGGAGAAGCAAGGAATTCATGATGAAACAAATATATATATGACTAACTATTATCCCCATTTGAAAAGTAAAGTAAAAAAAAGCTGGGATAGATTATTTGAAAATAGAATTGGTTCTTCACCATATAAGCAAGCTGCCCTTTGGGAGATTCGTAAAGAATCTATTGTTAGTCTTATATAG
- a CDS encoding ABC-ATPase domain-containing protein produces the protein MKSFQELEKILTQLDGRGYKAYKDLQGQYQWRDFTLSIDYVQGDPFASPSRIRVTVPGEKGGFPTELYDTPHKRRAVIDFLSRVVAKNIYRIYDHVGGSGKSGLLSIGHCGQEILERNYIVIDQNRVEARLEVGLPAAGRKILGREAKEIFLEAIPKIVEASLFFKAISKEGLFRQVNLVEDQYFLRQEMERYKLVAFVANGSILPRESGVSQKPMARGAVAFQSPKEYEIELHLPNYGYIKGMGIPEGVTLIVGGGFHGKSTLLQALELGIYDHIEGDGREYLVARENAVKIKAENGRRVEKVNISPFINNLPMGQDTVRFSTENASGSTSQAANIMEALEIGTDLLLIDEDTSATNFMIRDGRMQQLVQKEKEPITPFIDRVRSFYEEKGISTILVIGGSGDYFEVADHVIMMDEYRPKEVTLKAKEIIKGLQNPRKIEETSCLQESPPRTLLKATFPMEKRGIKIKPRGIHYITYNKTEIDLRDLEQLVDFNQTNSICFILQYIMEKPVKDQTALPEVVEKVYKDIMTKGLDEVSPFRGHPGNMALPRRYEIAGALNRFRNLKIK, from the coding sequence TTGAAATCATTTCAAGAACTTGAAAAAATACTAACGCAACTTGATGGGAGAGGGTACAAGGCATATAAGGATTTGCAGGGTCAATATCAATGGCGAGATTTTACCCTATCCATTGACTATGTACAGGGGGACCCTTTTGCTTCCCCATCTAGAATCCGAGTAACTGTACCTGGAGAAAAAGGAGGGTTTCCCACAGAATTATATGATACTCCCCACAAGCGAAGGGCAGTGATAGATTTTTTGAGTAGAGTCGTTGCTAAGAATATATACAGGATTTATGACCATGTAGGAGGATCTGGAAAAAGTGGACTTCTTTCCATTGGCCATTGCGGGCAGGAGATTTTAGAGAGAAACTATATTGTGATTGACCAAAACCGAGTTGAAGCACGACTTGAGGTAGGCTTACCTGCAGCAGGGAGAAAAATTCTGGGGAGAGAGGCAAAGGAAATTTTCCTTGAAGCTATTCCTAAAATTGTAGAAGCCTCTCTATTTTTTAAAGCCATTTCAAAGGAGGGTCTTTTTAGGCAGGTAAACTTGGTGGAAGATCAGTACTTTTTACGTCAGGAGATGGAAAGATACAAGCTAGTGGCTTTTGTTGCTAATGGAAGTATACTTCCTCGAGAAAGTGGCGTATCCCAAAAACCTATGGCAAGGGGAGCAGTAGCTTTTCAAAGTCCAAAGGAATATGAAATAGAGTTACATCTTCCAAATTATGGATATATCAAGGGCATGGGGATTCCTGAGGGCGTCACCCTCATCGTAGGAGGGGGTTTTCATGGCAAATCTACTTTGCTTCAAGCGCTGGAGCTTGGTATCTATGATCATATTGAGGGGGACGGCAGAGAATATCTTGTGGCTAGGGAAAATGCTGTAAAAATAAAGGCAGAAAATGGAAGGAGGGTAGAAAAGGTCAACATCTCACCTTTTATTAACAATCTTCCTATGGGGCAGGACACCGTAAGATTTTCCACGGAAAATGCCAGCGGCAGTACTTCACAAGCAGCAAATATTATGGAGGCATTGGAAATAGGAACAGACCTGCTATTGATCGATGAAGATACCAGCGCTACCAACTTTATGATCCGAGATGGAAGAATGCAGCAGCTGGTTCAAAAAGAAAAGGAACCCATTACGCCGTTTATTGATAGGGTACGGAGCTTTTATGAAGAAAAAGGGATTTCTACCATACTGGTAATCGGAGGATCAGGAGATTATTTTGAAGTCGCCGACCATGTGATTATGATGGACGAATATAGACCCAAAGAGGTAACCCTAAAGGCAAAAGAGATTATAAAGGGACTTCAAAACCCTAGAAAGATAGAGGAAACCTCTTGTTTGCAGGAAAGTCCCCCTAGAACTCTGCTAAAGGCTACATTTCCCATGGAGAAAAGAGGTATCAAAATAAAACCAAGAGGGATCCATTACATTACCTACAATAAAACAGAGATTGACCTTCGAGATCTAGAACAGCTAGTTGACTTCAATCAAACCAATAGCATCTGCTTTATACTACAATATATTATGGAAAAACCTGTAAAGGATCAAACAGCCCTTCCAGAAGTGGTGGAAAAGGTATATAAAGATATAATGACGAAGGGATTAGACGAGGTATCCCCCTTTAGAGGTCATCCAGGGAACATGGCCCTTCCACGAAGATATGAAATTGCTGGTGCATTAAACCGTTTCAGAAACTTGAAGATAAAATGA
- a CDS encoding DUF4183 domain-containing protein — MATTLFKLVMDAVTETETSTNPEVEKYFYNFDDNDLTGDTLTIPSTSFFDDAGDAVTSNLVTTADDNGYYLLFVNGALQQSSLFTVAATGSSVAITQASTIPVSAPITLVVNNFAPTSTSTTTVTT; from the coding sequence ATGGCTACAACATTATTTAAGCTTGTTATGGATGCTGTTACAGAAACAGAAACTTCTACCAATCCTGAAGTAGAAAAGTATTTTTACAATTTTGATGATAATGATCTAACTGGCGACACCTTGACAATCCCATCTACCTCATTTTTTGATGATGCTGGTGATGCAGTAACTTCAAACCTTGTGACTACAGCAGATGACAATGGTTATTATTTATTATTTGTCAATGGTGCATTACAACAATCTAGTCTATTTACAGTTGCTGCAACTGGTTCTTCTGTTGCTATCACACAAGCATCTACTATTCCAGTTAGTGCACCTATCACCTTAGTTGTAAACAACTTTGCACCAACTTCTACTTCTACAACTACAGTAACAACCTAG
- a CDS encoding glycosyltransferase → MTKAKGLSLCIITKDDEKHLTRCLENMEAVADEIMIINIGSRDLMMKVELKTDVTVYKMQEKSSYREAKNFCLDRAKGRWILFLQANEVIPVEQGKKMRLLLDNPNVEGYLLYVDHPLQKHRISSPVASLRLLRNRKEYRYQHQIFERIPDEVLSNIKDAGIRIFQQANTISSDTILFLLEEELENHPEDSYLQYIYGIELLNQQRYQESIGYLQKARKNVNLDYLFAPHLYKCLSWGLILLKRDKEALEVLEEGIKTFPFYTDLLVLRGELRRKFQQYTEAIQDLERSLKLKEKSNAIVPRPEINASTILQMLGEAHEEVLNDQEALTCYQQAYQLNKANQKLLHKIGELAKKLGATEVLENLRNITGELEGKEDQYMKLAEAWIEGSQQEAIEKIFLSMKNKQKQLVLKQKIIEQLLRSEEIEAAEKFMKLGELQPLGLLEYVMWSKSFTKKLEAQIHQWNMSLVTTETSLFQVPTKPSKALIAFYHHLIKSNGKRSEDPLTEVTCAKVHREIGCFYEKIERKQEALSAYLRALQWNPIDDLVQEKVMRIFHHNPNEFDVFLKREAWFLEGDWFQHKKTFICYMQGLIHFKNRQFEETVTSFLKIEKKETSYPIALAYIISSLWLMGKETEAEGWLKKVSKSVGVLSLFSHICKSYALDTLNEGHQQYPYSQLILLEKQRLDNSNYISCNKTFTT, encoded by the coding sequence ATGACGAAAGCAAAGGGTTTAAGTTTATGTATAATAACGAAGGATGATGAAAAGCACCTTACCCGTTGCCTAGAGAATATGGAAGCGGTTGCAGATGAAATAATGATTATTAACATAGGTTCAAGGGATTTAATGATGAAGGTAGAACTTAAAACAGATGTTACTGTTTATAAAATGCAAGAAAAAAGCAGTTATCGTGAGGCTAAAAATTTCTGCTTAGATCGAGCCAAAGGAAGGTGGATATTATTTCTTCAGGCAAATGAAGTAATTCCTGTAGAACAAGGAAAAAAGATGCGTTTACTTCTAGATAATCCTAATGTAGAGGGATATTTATTGTATGTGGATCACCCTTTACAAAAACATCGGATTTCTTCCCCCGTGGCGTCTTTGCGTCTTCTTCGAAATCGTAAAGAATATCGGTATCAACATCAAATATTTGAACGAATTCCAGACGAAGTCTTAAGCAATATAAAAGATGCAGGTATCCGAATTTTTCAACAAGCCAATACCATTTCTTCTGACACTATACTTTTTTTACTGGAGGAAGAACTTGAAAACCATCCAGAGGATAGCTACCTGCAATATATCTATGGCATAGAACTTTTAAACCAACAAAGGTATCAAGAGAGTATAGGGTATTTGCAAAAAGCACGTAAAAATGTAAATCTTGATTACCTATTTGCCCCTCATCTTTATAAATGTTTAAGTTGGGGGCTAATCCTTCTAAAAAGAGATAAGGAGGCATTAGAAGTATTGGAGGAGGGAATAAAGACTTTTCCTTTTTATACAGACCTTCTCGTGTTACGTGGAGAATTAAGAAGAAAGTTCCAACAGTATACAGAAGCAATCCAGGACCTGGAGAGAAGTTTAAAACTAAAAGAAAAATCTAATGCTATAGTGCCCAGACCTGAAATCAACGCTTCTACGATTTTACAAATGCTAGGAGAGGCCCATGAGGAGGTATTGAATGATCAGGAAGCATTGACTTGTTATCAGCAGGCCTATCAATTAAATAAGGCCAATCAAAAACTTTTACATAAAATAGGGGAACTGGCGAAAAAATTAGGTGCTACTGAAGTGTTAGAAAACTTACGAAATATAACAGGAGAGCTGGAAGGTAAAGAGGATCAATATATGAAATTAGCCGAAGCTTGGATAGAAGGAAGTCAGCAGGAGGCTATTGAAAAAATTTTTTTAAGCATGAAAAATAAGCAAAAACAGCTGGTGTTAAAACAAAAAATTATTGAACAGCTGCTGCGCAGCGAAGAAATAGAAGCAGCTGAGAAATTTATGAAACTAGGGGAACTGCAACCATTAGGGCTGTTAGAATACGTGATGTGGTCAAAAAGCTTTACAAAAAAGCTAGAGGCGCAGATACATCAATGGAATATGAGCCTTGTTACGACGGAAACCTCATTATTTCAAGTACCTACGAAACCAAGCAAAGCTTTAATAGCCTTCTATCATCATCTCATAAAAAGCAATGGGAAGAGAAGTGAAGATCCTCTTACAGAGGTAACATGTGCTAAAGTCCATAGAGAAATAGGGTGCTTTTATGAAAAAATAGAGAGAAAGCAGGAGGCGCTTTCGGCATATCTTAGAGCATTGCAATGGAACCCCATAGATGATTTGGTACAGGAAAAAGTAATGCGTATATTTCACCACAATCCTAATGAATTTGATGTTTTTTTAAAGAGAGAAGCCTGGTTTTTGGAAGGTGATTGGTTTCAACATAAAAAGACGTTTATTTGTTATATGCAAGGGCTCATTCATTTTAAAAATCGCCAGTTTGAAGAGACAGTGACCTCATTTCTTAAGATAGAGAAAAAGGAAACAAGTTATCCTATAGCCCTTGCTTATATCATCAGTAGTCTATGGCTTATGGGAAAAGAAACAGAAGCAGAAGGCTGGTTAAAGAAAGTAAGTAAAAGCGTTGGAGTGCTTTCACTCTTTTCTCATATTTGTAAAAGTTATGCTTTAGATACATTAAATGAGGGACATCAGCAATATCCCTATAGTCAGCTAATTCTGTTGGAAAAGCAAAGACTAGATAATAGTAACTATATAAGTTGCAATAAAACTTTTACAACTTAG
- a CDS encoding tetratricopeptide repeat protein, with amino-acid sequence MSFVEALERKLDQLMKEPDHPQTFNHIGVLLYQMKDLQAAAMYFQRAYQLNPLNEDVLYNYASLLYQQGEFQQAIPIYKAYLALNENDIEMIQKLGDCYYHLGEYESAGKMYEALQKYREENL; translated from the coding sequence TTGAGTTTTGTAGAAGCTTTAGAAAGAAAACTAGATCAACTGATGAAGGAGCCGGATCACCCTCAAACCTTTAACCATATTGGTGTTCTACTTTATCAAATGAAAGACTTACAGGCTGCAGCAATGTATTTTCAAAGAGCATATCAATTAAATCCACTAAATGAAGATGTCCTATATAATTATGCTTCCCTTTTATACCAACAGGGAGAATTTCAACAAGCTATTCCTATTTATAAAGCCTATTTAGCCCTTAATGAAAATGATATAGAAATGATACAGAAATTAGGGGACTGTTATTATCATCTAGGGGAATATGAATCAGCAGGAAAGATGTATGAAGCGCTGCAAAAGTATAGAGAGGAGAATCTATGA
- a CDS encoding motility associated factor glycosyltransferase family protein has product MIVAKENETKEMFHRNLQFLNPWLRESVLQVDERALWKRVKVSYNNEGYPICRYDEGERSLQVTSIDPLQEAKKWCGGIATQGAGAIFMYGCGFGYALFEIFAQKQTHTLVIVFEENIYLFTAMLHYFDLEPIIRTQKIVFLIGDIQHFAKAFDRLFFSIAFANCTSPVLAFTLMAQRNFKVQYMKIHQYIFSQLGLFVFYIGNDHLDNLIGLHNLLANMKEIVLNPYISCLKDKYKNVPAFIIANGPSLDKNIQQLRKIQDKGLILSTESAIIPLMKNHIPPDILTIIERTKYTYTYHFENILYPKDMALLSLGLIDQQVYPSFPGAKIPIFRNQEAINQWINKHVGDGSALDAGANVSHLALELAVYLGANPIVFVGQDYAYGPEGVTHSKDAVYLQEKGKRARDLLKSKPIVYVESNEGRMIPSNQLWVDFKEGLEKKIATHAHKTFINATEGGAKIKGTKCQQLADVIQGYCRKSIAYPVYKLINDEKTKISMQERKEGLRKFIKSVEEYIASFRDLSREAARGKLTCREMIRLSQDKDSKGHQNILEKAYHKHMNTYQLFIADDLHRCFSQQVIFVYFYLINRLGVIDTPEKITEVFEIQHSFFHHLNIICQSVSIYLEEAIGPLEELLEAVETIEERG; this is encoded by the coding sequence ATGATTGTAGCTAAGGAAAACGAAACAAAAGAAATGTTCCATAGGAACCTACAGTTTTTAAACCCTTGGCTAAGGGAATCTGTACTACAAGTAGATGAAAGAGCACTATGGAAGAGGGTAAAAGTCAGCTATAATAATGAAGGTTACCCCATCTGTAGATATGATGAAGGAGAGAGAAGTCTTCAAGTTACTAGCATAGATCCCCTCCAAGAAGCAAAGAAGTGGTGTGGGGGGATTGCTACTCAGGGGGCAGGGGCTATTTTTATGTATGGCTGTGGTTTTGGTTATGCTTTATTTGAAATATTTGCGCAGAAACAAACGCATACCTTAGTGATTGTTTTCGAAGAAAATATTTATTTGTTTACAGCCATGCTTCATTATTTTGATTTAGAACCTATCATCAGAACGCAAAAAATTGTTTTTCTTATAGGGGATATTCAGCACTTTGCTAAAGCATTTGATCGTTTGTTTTTTAGTATCGCTTTTGCCAACTGTACTTCTCCTGTCCTGGCTTTTACCCTTATGGCACAGCGAAATTTTAAGGTTCAATACATGAAAATACATCAATATATCTTTTCTCAATTAGGATTATTTGTTTTCTATATTGGAAATGACCACTTAGACAATCTAATCGGACTACATAATTTGTTGGCCAATATGAAGGAAATTGTGTTAAACCCCTATATTTCTTGTTTGAAAGACAAATATAAGAATGTTCCAGCTTTTATCATAGCCAATGGCCCCTCACTGGATAAAAATATTCAACAATTAAGGAAAATTCAGGACAAAGGATTGATTTTGTCCACAGAGTCAGCCATTATCCCCTTAATGAAAAACCATATTCCGCCAGATATCTTAACCATTATTGAACGTACAAAATATACCTATACCTACCACTTTGAAAATATCCTCTACCCTAAAGATATGGCTCTCCTTTCTTTAGGATTAATAGATCAACAAGTATACCCTTCTTTTCCTGGAGCAAAAATTCCTATATTTCGTAATCAAGAGGCAATTAATCAATGGATAAATAAACATGTTGGTGATGGAAGCGCCCTTGATGCAGGGGCCAACGTTTCACATCTTGCTCTAGAATTAGCTGTATATCTAGGGGCGAATCCCATCGTTTTTGTAGGACAGGATTATGCTTATGGACCGGAGGGGGTCACCCATAGTAAAGATGCTGTTTATTTGCAAGAGAAGGGGAAACGTGCCAGAGACCTTTTAAAGTCAAAACCAATTGTCTATGTTGAGAGCAACGAAGGAAGGATGATCCCTTCCAATCAGCTATGGGTGGATTTCAAGGAAGGTCTAGAAAAAAAAATTGCTACCCATGCTCATAAAACCTTCATCAATGCCACAGAAGGGGGAGCAAAGATCAAAGGGACAAAATGTCAGCAGTTAGCTGATGTGATTCAAGGGTATTGCAGGAAATCTATAGCTTATCCTGTTTATAAATTGATTAATGATGAGAAAACAAAAATTTCTATGCAAGAAAGAAAAGAAGGATTGCGGAAATTCATAAAAAGCGTAGAAGAATATATTGCCTCCTTTCGAGACTTAAGTCGAGAAGCTGCTAGAGGGAAGTTGACCTGTAGAGAAATGATTCGTTTATCTCAGGATAAAGATAGTAAAGGCCATCAAAATATTTTAGAAAAAGCTTATCATAAGCATATGAATACCTATCAACTTTTTATAGCAGATGACTTGCACCGTTGTTTTTCACAACAAGTGATCTTCGTATACTTTTATCTGATAAATCGTTTAGGGGTAATTGATACGCCAGAAAAGATTACTGAGGTTTTTGAAATACAGCATAGTTTTTTTCATCATTTGAATATTATTTGTCAAAGCGTATCTATCTATTTAGAAGAGGCTATAGGACCATTAGAAGAATTATTAGAAGCTGTGGAAACTATAGAAGAAAGGGGGTAA
- a CDS encoding SDR family oxidoreductase — translation MKISYKGLFNLENKTAVVTGGLGILGRRFCAGLAEFGANVVVVDLDEKETTTFAEALMKNYQRKALGIVCDVSSPKDVKAMVAKVIACFGEIHILHNNAASKSKDLKAFFAPFEEYSLDEWRNIMSVNLDGMFLVAQAVGAQMVRQGKGGSIIQTSSIYGMLAPNHGIYEGSLYLDRKINTPAVYTASKAAVMGLSKYLATYWAEKKIRVNTLTLGGNESGQNNTFQKKYAARVPLGRMGQPEEMVAALIFLASEASSYVTGQNIVVDGGLSAW, via the coding sequence ATGAAGATCTCCTATAAAGGCTTATTTAACTTAGAGAATAAAACCGCTGTGGTTACAGGTGGCTTAGGGATATTGGGAAGGCGTTTTTGTGCAGGATTAGCAGAATTTGGAGCCAATGTGGTGGTTGTGGATTTAGATGAAAAAGAAACAACAACTTTTGCTGAGGCATTAATGAAAAATTACCAAAGAAAAGCTTTGGGCATTGTCTGCGATGTTTCTTCTCCCAAGGATGTAAAAGCCATGGTTGCTAAAGTAATAGCCTGCTTTGGAGAAATTCATATCCTGCATAATAATGCTGCCAGCAAATCAAAGGATTTAAAGGCTTTTTTTGCTCCTTTCGAAGAATACTCCCTAGATGAATGGCGTAATATCATGTCTGTAAACCTAGATGGTATGTTTTTAGTGGCTCAGGCTGTTGGTGCTCAAATGGTTCGACAGGGTAAGGGTGGAAGTATTATTCAAACCTCCTCCATCTATGGGATGTTAGCGCCAAATCATGGAATATATGAGGGTTCCCTTTACTTAGATAGAAAAATTAATACCCCCGCAGTTTATACTGCTTCTAAAGCAGCAGTGATGGGATTAAGTAAATATTTAGCAACCTATTGGGCAGAGAAGAAAATTCGTGTAAATACTTTAACCCTAGGGGGCAATGAAAGTGGCCAAAATAATACTTTTCAGAAAAAATATGCTGCAAGGGTCCCCTTAGGCAGAATGGGTCAGCCGGAAGAAATGGTAGCAGCCTTGATTTTCTTAGCCTCGGAAGCCTCAAGTTATGTTACAGGCCAAAACATTGTTGTAGATGGAGGACTAAGCGCTTGGTAA
- a CDS encoding cytidylyltransferase domain-containing protein, whose protein sequence is MKRLCTICARSGSKGVMNKNLRQLAGKPLLAYSILQAKISKLFQTIAVSSDSAEILNIANAWGADYLIQRPPHLATDHAPKIPVIQHVLHTVETSFQQHFDVIVDLDVTSPLRYASDIKDVVSLLETKQVSNVITGTPARRSPYFNLVEVNHEGIVQLSKPLPKPVFCRQDAPKSYDLNASIYAWQREALLKHPTIFNQDTRLYIMPEERSIDIDSELDFQFVEFLMDKRREKRNEDLL, encoded by the coding sequence ATGAAAAGGTTATGTACGATTTGTGCACGGTCTGGTTCAAAAGGTGTTATGAATAAAAACCTTCGCCAACTTGCAGGGAAGCCGCTTTTGGCTTACAGTATCCTACAAGCCAAGATATCTAAGCTGTTCCAAACCATCGCAGTAAGTAGTGATAGTGCAGAAATTTTAAATATAGCAAATGCGTGGGGGGCAGATTATTTGATTCAGCGCCCCCCTCATCTTGCCACAGATCATGCTCCTAAAATCCCAGTGATACAGCACGTACTACATACAGTAGAAACTTCATTCCAACAACATTTTGATGTGATTGTAGATTTAGATGTGACCTCCCCCTTGCGTTATGCATCTGATATAAAGGATGTGGTGAGTCTGCTTGAAACAAAGCAAGTATCCAATGTAATTACAGGCACGCCTGCTCGACGTTCTCCTTATTTTAACCTCGTAGAAGTGAACCATGAAGGAATTGTTCAGCTATCGAAACCTTTGCCAAAACCAGTTTTTTGCAGACAAGATGCGCCAAAATCCTATGATCTGAATGCCTCTATTTATGCTTGGCAGAGGGAAGCTTTGTTAAAACATCCAACAATTTTTAATCAAGATACACGCTTATATATCATGCCAGAGGAACGTTCAATTGATATTGACTCAGAATTAGATTTTCAATTTGTAGAATTTCTAATGGATAAGAGGAGGGAAAAGCGTAATGAAGATCTCCTATAA
- a CDS encoding Gfo/Idh/MocA family protein — MNCLVIGYGSIGQRHTKILKELGCRVAVLSQREIDFSPNYSSLSKALVQEKPAYIVVANETSKHYATLTEIATYDFKGIVLVEKPLFHIPQEIPRNNFQQGYVGYNLRFHPILQKLFKVIKEEAPLYAQIYVGQYLPNWRPKRDYRRSYSAKKNEGGGVLLDLSHELDYLRWFFDDWHSMVAMGGKYSSLQIDSEDLYNLMLVMKRCPIVQVHVNYLDRMHRREMMVITDNYTIKADLVQQTLQINEELIKYNLDRDTTYFMQHKAIISGGSPNLCRFTEGLKVLEMINAAETSAKERKWINK; from the coding sequence ATGAATTGTCTTGTGATAGGTTATGGTTCAATTGGGCAAAGACATACAAAAATTTTAAAGGAATTAGGTTGCCGCGTAGCGGTTTTGAGTCAAAGAGAGATTGATTTTTCTCCCAACTATTCCAGTTTATCCAAGGCCCTTGTACAAGAAAAACCAGCATATATTGTTGTTGCCAATGAAACCAGTAAACATTATGCTACCTTAACTGAAATAGCTACCTATGATTTTAAAGGTATTGTTCTAGTAGAAAAGCCGCTTTTCCACATTCCCCAAGAAATTCCCAGGAATAACTTTCAACAAGGATATGTAGGCTATAACCTAAGATTTCATCCAATACTCCAGAAGTTATTTAAAGTCATCAAAGAAGAAGCACCATTATATGCACAAATTTATGTAGGACAGTATTTACCTAATTGGAGACCAAAGCGAGATTATCGAAGAAGTTATTCAGCTAAAAAAAATGAAGGAGGAGGGGTCTTGCTTGATCTCAGTCATGAACTAGACTATCTTCGATGGTTTTTTGATGACTGGCATAGTATGGTGGCGATGGGAGGAAAATATAGTTCTTTACAAATAGATAGCGAAGATTTGTATAATCTCATGCTTGTGATGAAAAGGTGTCCGATAGTACAAGTTCATGTAAATTATCTTGATCGTATGCATAGAAGGGAGATGATGGTTATTACCGATAATTATACCATCAAAGCAGACTTAGTACAGCAAACCCTACAGATTAACGAAGAATTAATAAAATATAATCTTGACCGAGATACTACCTATTTTATGCAGCATAAGGCTATCATCAGTGGAGGAAGTCCTAATTTATGTAGATTTACAGAGGGCTTGAAGGTATTAGAGATGATTAATGCTGCTGAAACATCAGCAAAAGAAAGGAAATGGATAAATAAATGA